GGAAAGCGCATAGGTATCCAAGGAATCCTGGAAATGGGATGGTAAGAGAACCTCATAATACCATATAAAAACAGGCTTCTGTTATCTACAGAAGCCTGTCATTGAACAAGGTTGAGTCCTTCGTGCCCGATGCCTCTCTTCTTTTAGAAAGGCAAAAGACGTTCTTCCTCTTTTTTCAGCGTTTGCGTCTTTCAGGAAGGGACTCTTACTATTAGGTCATTATTTCTTTTCCGGACGCTCAAGATCGATGCCCCATTTTTTCTGCATGAATTTTTTGTGGAATTCCAGTTTGTCCTTGAAGCGGTTCAGGTTTTTCACCTCCTTGGGGGACCATGCGGTTTCCACCAGAGCCAGGGCGCGCGGGTAAGCCTGGTAGAAGACGCGTTCAATGTTCGGCAGGCGTTCCGCCCACAGGCAGCAGTCTACGCCGCGTACGCGTTCCATTTCCTTGGCGGAGAGGCCGTGGCCCGGTTCCAGGGAGTATACGTTTTCCAGGGTGTTGACGGGCATCCAGCCCGTGTCCGGCTGGCCGGAGGGCCAGTCGCCGGGAAGCTGGGGATAGTCAAAGTAGCATTTGCCGTTGGGAGCACAGATGACGTCCACCTTGTCGCCCGTGGTGTTGGCTACCGTCTTAGGCGTGTGCCCGCCTCTCCACGTGGTGACGATCACTCCGTCCGGATATTTGCCTATGGGCTCATACCAGAAGACGGCCGTTTTCCCGCGGCTTTTCAGCATTTTGGCGCACCGGGTGAAGAATTCCACCATTTCCTTTTGAGCGGCGGCCTTTTTGTTTTCCTCACGGATACCGGCTTTCTCACGGAAGTCTGCGCATTTGGGACATTTCATCCAGTTGTCTTCCGGCGCTTCGTCTCCGCCCAGATGGACGTATTGGGACGGGAAGATGTCCTTGAGTTCATTGAAGACGGCGTTATAGAATTTCCACACGTCCGGGTTGCCGGGGCATACCAGCGTGTAGGAGATGCCGGCATTCGTTCGCACTTCCAGCTTGGGGTTTGGGAAGCAGAGGAATTCCGGATAGGCGGTGCAAAGGGCCTGGTTGTGGCCGGGCACATCTATTTCCGGGATGATTTCAATGTTCCGGGCGGCGGCGTATTTTACCAGGTCCTTAAGCTGTTCCTTGGTGTACATGCCACCATGGGGGGTTTTGTTGCCAAAGGTTTCCTTACGCTTGGAGGCCACGCTTTCCAGCTTGGGGTATCCGGGGACGGGAAGGCGCCAGCCCTGGTCATCCGTGAGGTGGAAATGGAGCTTGTTGAATTTGTAGAAGGACATCACATCAATGAATTTTTTGACGTCCTCCACCGGAACGAAGTGGCGCGCAGTATCCATCATCATGCTGCGCCATCCAAACCGGGGCTTGTCTTCAATGACGCCGCAGGGAATGCCGCCGTCCTTGTACTGGGCCTGGAGCTGTTCCAGCGTGTTTTTGGCGTAAAAGAGGCCCGCGCGGTCGCCAGCCTGGATTTCCACACCCTGCGGCTTGACAGTAAGTTTATACCCCTCCGGCCCCAGAGCCTTGTTGGCGGCCTGCTTGAGGATTTTAGGGGATTTACAAACGCCGGAGGAGGTGCTGACTTCGGCCGGTTCCGGGATGATTTGATAGGGACGGGATTCCACGTCGCCGGCAGCAAGAACGCTGCCGCCCATCGCCAGCAGAAGAGAAAGGATAAGCCATTTCATTGCGCGCGATTCTGACGGAACCGCTTTCCCTCCGCAATCAAAAAAAGACCATAGGGTTCCGGCATGTCCCGGAAAAGGCGTTCCCCGCCTGCACTTCCATCTTGACGGATGCCTTAAAGACGGGTTTGCTAGTCCTGCGCATGGGAGAGTCCTTTTACACACGCACCACGGAGACACCCCCCTCCGCTTTTGATTTGTCCCTCAGACCACCCGCCTTCAGCGAGTTCCGCGGGCAGGAGAAGATCAAGGACCGCCTGATGCTGATGGTGGAGGCCGCCAAACAGCGCGACGACGTGCTGGACCACATCCTGCTGAGCGGCCCTCCCGGCCTGGGAAAGACGACGCTTGCCAATATCATCGCGAATGCCGTCGGCTGCCGCATTCATACGACGTCCGGACCCCAGATTGAGAAGGCGGGAGACCTGGCCGGCGTGCTGACCAATCTGGAAAAGGGAGACATTCTTTTTATTGACGAAATCCACCGCCTGCACCCGGCCATTGAGGAGTACCTGTATCCGGCCATGGAGGATTTCCGGCTGGATATTATCATTGACCAGGGCCCGAACGCCCGCTCCATCCAGCTGAATCTGCCCAAGTTCACCCTGGTGGGGGCCACCACCCGCGCCGGCATGCTGACCAGCCCCCTGCGCTCCCGCTTCGGCCTGGTGAACCGGCTGGATTATTATACGCAGGAGGATTTGTGCTCCATTATCGAACGTTCCGCCGGGCTGCTGAACGTTCCCGTGGAGCCGTCAGGAGCATTTCAGATTGCCCTGCGCTCCCGCGGCACACCCCGCGTGGCCAATTCCCTGCTGCGCTGGGTGCGGGATTACGCCCAGGTACGCGGCAACGGCGTGATTACGGAACAATTGGCGCACGACGCCCTGACCATGATCGAGATTGACGACGACGGCCTGGACGAGATGGACAAGCGCCTGCTGGAGGCCATGATTTACAAGTTTAACGGCGGTCCCGTGGGCCTCTCCTCACTGTCCGTGGCCGTGGGGGAAGACGCCTCCACACTGGAGGACGTGCATGAACCTTTCCTGATCATGCAGGGGTACATCAGCCGCACTCCCAGGGGGCGCGTGGCGATGCCCTCCGCCTATCTCAAGATGGGGGCCACTCCGCCGGCCAACAGCCAGGGGTGGCTGTTGTAAGCCATTCGTTTACGGCATGGCAGGAGTCCTGCGTTTTGTGCTGGTCATGGGGCCTCCTTTCTTTTAGACTGTTCCCACATAAAACGTCAGGACGTTTTCTGTTCATCATACGCCCAAAGCTATGGCCGCAAATTCTGATATCGCCTTTAAAAGACTGCCCGTCAAGATCATCGGTACGGGCTCCTATGTTCCGGAACGCCGTCTGACCAATGCGGACCTGGAGAAGATGGTGGACACTTCCCATGAATGGATCATTGAACGCACGGGCATTGTGGAGCGCCGCATCGCCGCCCCTGACGAGTATACCTCTCACATGGGGACCAAAGCCGCCCAGCGCGCTCTGGAATCCTGCGGCCTCCAGCCGGAGGATATTGACCTGATCATCGTTTCCACCATTACGCCGGATACGTTCACCCCTTCCACTTCCTGCTACATCCAGGATGCCCTGGGCGCCAGGAATGCCGCCGCCTTTGACATTTCCGCCGCGTGTTCCGGCTTCCTGTTCGCCATGAAGACGGCCGTCCAGTTCCTCGGCACGGGCCAGATGAAAACGGCGCTCATCATTGCCGCGGAAAAGCTTTCCACCGTCGTCAACTGGGAGGACCGCACCACCTGCGTCCTGTTCGGGGACGGCGCCGGCGCAGCCGTGCTCCAGGCCTCCACGGGGGAAGATGGGGAAGGCTCCATTCTGGCCACGGACATCGGCACGGACGGTTCCCTGCATGACCTGCTTCAGATTCCCGGCGGCGGTTCCCGCTGCCCCACCACGGCGGAAAACGCCCATGAACGCCTGGCTACCCTCGCCATGCGCGGCAAGGAGACCTTCCGCCAGGCGGTTCCCCGCATGAAGGATTCCGCCGCCAGCGTGATTGAACGCGCCGGCCTCACGGCGGAGGAGATCAAGCTGATCATCCCCCACCAGGCCAATCTCCGCATCATCAATGCCGTGGCCCAGCGTCTCTCCATCCCGGAAGACAAGGTGTTCATCAATATTGAAAAATACGGCAACACGTCCGCCGCCGCCGTGGCCATCGCGTTTGACGAGGCGCGCCGCACCGGCAGATTCGGCAAGGGGGACAACGTCGTCCTGGTCACCTTTGGCGCGGGGCTCACCTGGGCCGCAGCCGCCATCCGGTGGTAATTCCGTTATTCCATTCCAGAACTTACATTACACATGACAACCGAACCGTACGGCAAGAAGAATCCGTTCCCCGCACCAGTCCTTTCCGTGAAGCACCTGACCGGAGAAGGCAGCCCGAAAGAGACGATCCATATTGAATACAGCCTGGACGGCGCCGGAATGGTGTACATCGCCGGAGACGCCCTGGCCGTGATTCCCGCCAATGACCATGCCCTGGTGGACACCCTGATCAACAAGCTGGGCCTCAGTCCAGATGCCCAGGTCACCACTCCGGAAGGAGAAACCGCCAGCCTGAAGGATGCCCTGGTCAATAACTATGACATCACCAACGTCAACAAGGCCCTTCTGACCAAATGGGCCGCCGCCTCCGGCAGCCAGGAACTGGAAGCTCTGCTGAACGGGGACAAGGAGGCCCTCAATAATTTCCTGTGGGGCCGCGACGTGCTGGACCTGGCAACGGAATATCCCGTGTCCTTTGAATCTGCGGAAGCTTTTGTCGGCATCCTGAAAAAGATCATGCCCCGCCTTTATTCCATCGCTTCCAGCCCGAACGCGCACCCGGAAGAAGTGCACCTGTGTGTGGGCGCCGTACGCTACACGGCCCGGGACCGCAAGCGCGGCGGCGTGTGCTCCACTTACATGGCGGACCGCCTCCAGCCGGGGCATACGGCCAGGGTGTTCATACATACCAACAAGAATTTCCGCCTGCCGGAAGATGGAAACACCCCCATCATCATGGTTGGCCCCGGTACCGGCATCGCTCCCTTCCGGGCATTCTGGGAGGAACGCATCGCCTCCGGAGACAAGGGCGGCAACTGGCTGTTCTTCGGCAATCCGTACAAGGCTACCGATTTCTGCTATGAAGACGAGCTGAATAAACTGACGGCAGCCGGCAAATTGAAGCTGTCCGTAGCCTGGTCCCGCGACCAGGAGAAGAAGGTCTATGTGCAGCACCTCATGGTCCAGGAAGGTGAAGAGCTCTGGAAATGGCTGGAAAACGGCGCCTGCTTCTACGTCTGCGGAGATGCTTCCCGCATGGCGAAAGATGTTGATGCGGCTCTCCATGAAGTGATCCAGACCTGGGGCCGCAAGTCACCGGAAGAAGCCGCGGAATACGTGGCTGACATGAAAGAGCACCGCCGCTACCAGCGGGACGTGTATTAATCGCGCCCTCCGGATTTTCCTCTTTTTTACCGCGCTTTTCCACCATCCGTGGAAAGCGCTTTTTTGTCCGGGAAACCGGGCGGCCTTCACCGCTACTGGTACCGGGAGAGGCCTTTCACCGGAGAAACATTCCGGCATGGAAAGATGCCGTCATTTTCCTTTTATGCGGAAAAAACATCTGCCCCGATTGGAAACCGTTCCACCCGGAGAGGGTCATTAAGAATTATTTCCGGGCCGCATCTATGACGCGGGCGGCTGCTCCGGATCCTTGTACGGAACTTCCGTCTCCGTGGTAATCCAGCTGCGCTGGTAGGGTTCCAGGCCGTAACGCACATAGGTATTGTTGCCTATGCCGTTGAGAATCGTGGGGGATTCCAGCTGCGCCCTGCCCCCATATTCCCCCGCCTGCATATCCAGGTATAGTTTGGGAGACACTGACATGTGGTAGGTATCCCATCCCCTAATGTCCGCCAGCTTAACAACCGTATCTCCGGATGCTCCGCCCATGACCAGCCAAACCGCAGCTCCCAGCGTGTTGGTATAAGATATCTCCGACTGGGCGATCACCAGACGGTAGGCCGCGGAACAGGGATTCGTGTTGTTGTCGTAATTCAGGCTGGATTCAGTAGTACGTACAACGTAACTCCGTGGAGTCCCAATGCCGATGAGTTCGCGAACGCGGGCTTTGCACCCCTCATCGTAATAGAGAGTCACTTCAACCAATCGGGCAATAGAAGGGGCGCTGCCGGCCACGGGCCTGAAGCGGTAACCATCCATCCCCGCATCCGGTAATTCCGTCCACTCTCCTCCTGCTCCCAGAAGCATGGACATTTTGATCCAGACACCGGCGCTCCCACCGTTATGCCGGAGCGGGATGGAATATCCCATGATCTTGCTGTAATCGCCACCGCCAACTGCTCCGGTAGTTGGCAAGGTAAGGGAGGTACAGCCACTGGCGCCCAAAAGCATCTCGCAGTAGCACCCTGGAACCACATGGTTGATCGTCACCCCATTGGTAGCCGTGCACGAGGACGCGAGCCAATAGGTACGCGTCTGGTGCATCAGCACCAGCTGGGCCACTCCCATGGCGTAAGCCCGGTTCATAGACGCCGTATCCGTTTCAGCCCCGGCAGCCAGTGGAATATTGATACCTCCGTTGGCGTTGACGATCCCGGAAAACGCGGCCGCCTCCGCCATCAGGTTTCTTAAAACCACGTCCCCACCGCTCTGCATTCCGCTCCGGCCAGCCGCACCTAACGCGGCCGGTTTCAGCATCTGCGTTACCATGGCATTTTCATCAGATACTTCTACGGCTTCCCCTGGAGCCACAAAACTATACTGTCCAGCTGTATCAGCCTCCAGAATGGTGATAAAAGCAGCATCGGCACGGAGTGCCTGAACGGTACAGGCCTCCGTACATGTCAGCGCATACGCGCCCCCTTTAACAGTATCAATTCTCATAAATTTTAATTAATCAGGCTTAAAAAAACACCAATCGGCCAGAAAATCATCACGCACAAACCGTCTACCCACTCCAGTTTCCCCCCCGGCCAGACGAAACCACGCCGGAAGCGTCTTTTACTCATTCAAGATTCCATTCCTACACAAGGAACAATGCCATCCTCTTCACCGGGCCAGCAGCCCGATTTCAACCATCACGACAATACCCGCCATTACTTGGCGGCTGGTGTTTTCCTTTCCCTGACAGAGTATTCACCTGATACTAGAAAGGTATCTTTTAACCTTCCTGAGCTTAAAGAAGGAAATCATGCAGAACAAATAGAGCCTTTGCGGCAACGCATGGGCCATGCCCATCCAGCCTTTCCCTTTCAACTTCCATCTCCGGCGGAAGGGATAATCCCACCAGTTCAGAAGGTGGTCAATGCCCTCAACCATGTTCTTCCTTTCCTCAATCTCCGCCAGCAATTCCTCCCGGGAGCGGAAAACCGCGTTTCCGGATTTCAACAAATCCCCGCACAATTCCAGGCCCGTCCGTTTGCTTTTTCGCAACTGCTGATGCACTTTCCGTTCTCTTTCCTCAAAGGCCAGCGCCGTCTTCATGCCGGCAAATCTCGCCGCGCTGTTAATGGCACAAATGTTCTTGGAGGCAAATCTATAGTAGTACAGGGAAGTAGCGGGCAGTTCATAAATATTCCCCTGGAGCCACGCATAAAATGCCATTAAATCATCTTCAAAGCTGGCCGTCATCGGCAGGGAATTTCCCCACTGGCAGGCGCTCTTCCGGATCATCATGCTCCCTCCGTAATGGGCGCGGGAAGAAAAAGGCCCTGTTTGGAGCCGGACGGACAATGCCCCTTCCGGAGCAGCCGGAAACTCCGGGAACTCAAACGGAACCCCGGCTTCTTCATAAACATGGGTCATTTGACTGGCCACAGCCACGGCATCCGGATGCTCCATCACCGCCCTGGCAAAAATCCTGCACCGCCAGGGAAAGGAACAGTCGTCCCCATCCTGGCGGAGAATCCATTCATGGGTGGCCAGTTCCACCGCCTGCCTTATGTGCTGCCCGCGTCCAAGGGCGGTTTCATTCCTGTTTAAAACCACCCGGTACGGCCCACGGTACCGGGCCGCCATTTCCTGCATGACGGCAAACGTACGGTCGGAAGAACCGTCATCGGATAGTATGATTTCCACCGGTCCCTCATAGTCCTGCCGGAACACACTCCGGATGGCATCTCCAATGCAGTATTCTTCATTATGTCCGGTCAGAACGATGCTGATGGAGGGAAGGTCCGAATGATTCATGACGGGAGATTAGATCAGGGATAGAACAATAGGTAGATCTTAGCCTAATCCCGCGGAGTTGACCAGCATAACAGGCCCTAGGGCATGCCGGGGTCATTTTTTCCACAGCAGGCGCAGGCGGCTGCCCGCCATGGACCAGGCCCGGTGCACCATGGAGCGCATGCCCGCCGTACCGCAATACATTAAAAACACCGTTACGCCGCCATAGGAAACAACCATCAAGAAGGCGCATGTAAACCAATTCAGGAAAGACAGGGAAGGCTGCAGGGGAATATATCTCCATACCCAGGACATCAGCACGGCCGGTGCCAGAATCAGCGCCAGCTGGTAACCGAATTGAAGCCAGTAGAACATCACATTCTCCCTGAACCCCCATGTGTACAGCATAAAGGGCTTCCAGATGCCTACGATCAGCATCAGGCTGGAAATGCCTCCCAGCAGAATGCCGGGCAGCCCCCAGAGATAGCCTCCGATGACAGCCACTGTAATGTTGATCACACTCTCTGCCAGCGGCGCCCAAATATCCCAGAAGAGACCGTAGCCATACAAGAATTGATCCGTCACTCCCCGCGTAATGGCAATGAAAAGATTAATGATCACCAGAATCATGATTTCCCGGGAGAGGATATAGCCGGACCCCAGCCAAAGGGAAATGAAGGGCTCCAGCAACTGGTAAAGGGCGAAGCATATCGTTCCGGCGATCAGCATACGCAGGGAAAACAGTTCATTAAACACCCTGCGGATTTTTGCCGTATTTCCCTCCGCAATCAGATTCCCTACACTGGCTTCCGTACTGCCCAGCAGGTTGTTGACCAGGAGAAACAGCTTGTCCGTAATAATGGAATAGTTGCCGAAGTAAGCCACCATCTGCAGGGAAACGAAGGCATAAACCAGAAGCGGCGTTATCTGGAACTGAGCAAAGGCCCCAATTCTGTGAACAAACAGCTGCCTGGTATATCTGATGACTTCCGGATATTTCCTGAACAACTGGCGCCCCAAGGCAACACTGCCTTTCAGCCACGGGTACACTTGGTTGATTTTCCAGTTCAGGATGAATGAATAGATTCCCCCAAATAACAGTTCTATCGCGATCCACAGATAGTAGCTGCCCGTATACCAGGCAGACAGCATCTGAAATAAAATCTTGATGATGGTAGCCGTTTGGAAATAGACAGCTACCACGTAATTTCTCTGGTCCGCTCCCAGGAGAGTCTGCCTGTAATTAGCAAAGTAGCCAATTAGGGAAGATGCCAGAAATGAAAAATAAGCAAAGTAGATGACTCCATAGGAAAACCCCGTAGAAGGAAAAATCAACGGCAGAAAACATGCCAGCACCAATCCGGCGCCAATAATAACCAGGCCTATCCAGCGGTACATGTAGCCTAGGACGGAAATGATTTCGTTAATCCTGGTTTTATCCTGGTCAAAAATAGGTTTATAAAGCACATAGCCTATCGCCGTGCTTACCCCCAGTTCCGCCAGATTGAGAAAATTTAGCAGGTTTAATAAAGTTCCCGTCAAGCCGACAAAATCGGCTCCCAGGCAGTTTAAAAATATTTTCCGGGAAAAAAAGGAGATGCACAGAATCAAGATGTAGAACACAAGATTCACACGGGCATTCTGCAAACTCTTTTTTACACGTGATTCCCTCATCTCATACATTTCATGAATTCAACCCAACCCTATCAGAAAATATAAAATACAGAAATTGCACAAACCCGCTTTTATTTATTCAGCCTGTAAAATAAAACAAAATATTCCGCCAATCATATACCCATGAAAGCGGCATTACCCTAGCACATCATTCCACTACATCAACACTTTTTACCTTAGCAAAAAAATCCATTTGATTCCTATTATTCAATAATGCGGTGCAAAACTTCCTTGCCTTATTTTCACCTGCCATCTATATTGAAGTTCGTGAGCAAAGGCCGGATTTTAATTGTCGCCTATACATTTCCTCCGGGAGAAGGCGGGGTAGGAATGGCAGCTTTTGAAATGGCGAAAGGGCTCGGTACTTTAGACTGGGACATTCACGTGCTTACGCGGGAACAGAATCCACTGGCTGATCCATCCCGCCCGGTATGCTGTTCCGTCGCCTCCATACCGGATTCCTTAACGGAAGACAGGCCGCGTTTAAAGGAATACCTGAACACCCATTTGGGGGATATCCAGCCGGATTTCATCATTTATCATTCCTGGTCAAACTGGTGCAGGAAGGAACTCATGGAATATGCCAAGTCGCACCACATCCCCTTCATCCTGCGCTCACATGGGACAGGCACCAATTTTTCCGCCTTCTTCCGACTCCGTTACCCCCCCTTCTTCGGAATGAAAAAATGGATCGGTTCCTTCCTCAATACCAGGAAGTCCGTTCTCCTTACGGGCAAAGAAGCGCCCTTGAACCGTCTTGTTTTTCTTGAACCCTGCGGAAGCCTATTTAAAGGATTCGATTACTATTATGCCAGCAAGCTCAAGCTTCCCAACGCCTGCTGCATTCCCAACACTTTTCCGGCGTTGAAACGCGGCACTCCGTTCTTCCGGGAAAAATACGGATTAACCGGGGTCTCCGTGTTCACCTGTGCGGCTAGCGCCTGCACAACGAAACAACAGCTCCTTTTCATCCGCCAGGCAAGACGCATGGATTTGCAGAATATCGTTTTCCTTTTTCTCGTCCCTCAACGCAATTCGTATGCAGAGCAAATGGAAAAGGCCATCGGGAACCATCCCGGATTCCGCATTCTTTACAATCTTCCAAGGCATGAAGTGGAGGCCGCCATCTCGGAAAGCGACGCCATGTTCCTCTACTCCTACCAGGAACAACAGCCTTTGTGTATTCTGGAGGCCATGTCCTGCGGCATTCCCTGGATAGCTCCGGACATCGGTTGCATTTCCGTTTTGAAAGGTGGCATCATGCTGAAGAGAAGAACTCCCGGCTGTCTTAAAAAGGCTCTAACCTCCATGCTGGCTCCTGATACCCGGAAAAGTTTAGGCGCCGCCGGATTCCAGCAGTGGCAGCAGCGCTATGCGCCCCATGCTGTCTATGCCCAGTGGGAGGCCCTGTTCCGTTCCGCCAAAAAATCTGAAAACTATTCAGACACATGAATTACAAGTGATTTGAATCTCCTCTTCATATGATCCCTTCCGACCATACCCGGCCCGTTCTCGCCATTGTCTCGGACATGCCTTTGGGGCGTCTGATTCCCAGCGAGTTTCAGGAAAAAGATCGTTCCCTTACACCATGGATTTTTTCCCTGTTCCAGGCTCTGGCAAACCAAGCGGAATACGACATCCACTGGATCACGCTCAAGAAATATGTTTCCGAGTATACGGTCAAATCCATCCATCACCAGACCATCCATATTTTGCCGGACTCCAGCCTGGCAGTAGGTTTGCTTACCAATCATTTTTCCGCCTCCAGAAAAATCCGTCATCTTCTGGATCAACTGAATCCGGACCTGATTCACGTCTGGGGTATTGAACTGGCATACGCGACCGCGTGCAAAACGCAACCACGCATCAAGCTGTTGTCCTACCAGGGCTCCCTGATTGCTTCTTGCCAACGTTCCAAAATGAAAATGTTCCCGAAGATTCAGGCCTTCTGGGAAAAACGGACCACTCCGGAATACCGCCACATCACTTGTGAATCTCCATGGATACATGATCGTATTCTTGAAATATCCCCTTCCGCCCAGATTTCGATCATTGAATATGGAGTGGAGGAATCATTCCATCACGTCGAAAGATCACCCTCCGCCACTCCGGAATGTTTGTTTGTAGGAAGCCTCAATGAATTAAAAGGCGTCAGGTACCTGATTCAAGCATTTATGGAACCCTCGCTGCAACATGTTGAACTTTATATTGCCGGGTCAGGGGAATTAAGGGAAAAACTGGAACCAGCAAGCACGCCCAATATCCATTGGGTTGGCACCTTGCAGCGTCCTGAACTGCAAAGGCGGATGTCGTCAGCATGGTGCCTGGTACATCCCACCCTGGGTGATGCCTCTCCCAATTGCGTCAAGGAAGCAAGAGTCATCGGGCTTCCCGTGGTCACTACTTGCGAAGGGGGGCAGACCCAGTATGTCATTGACGGCAAATCCGGGTACATTATCCCCGTCAGAGACAGCGAAGCCATTGCCCAGGCAGTCCTTTCCCTGACTGAATCCCTGGAGAAAAACATGACCATGGGGCTTTACGGGCTGGATGAGGTTAGAGAAGCTCTGAAAATTGAACTGACTTGCAGCAAATTCCTTTCCCGGTACGGATCCCTGATGAATGACAAACCCTCCTCTCTTCCGGATTGATTCATCCATGCATGAAACCGGCTCTGCGCCCGGTCATACTCTTCCATTCCCCTTTCCCATGAAAAAGGTTGTTTTCATTAACTTTGGTTCCGCCCGGTTTACGCACCGCCAGATGTTGCAGCTTCTTTCCGCCAAACTGGCCGGAAAAGCGGATCAAGTTCATGGATTCCAGCCTAAGCACTTAAAAAAGCTCGGGTTTTATAACACCCATCCCTGGGCTCACCCTTCCCAGAGAGGATTTGCATTCTGGTCATGGAAACCCTTCATCATTCATCATGCCCTCCGGCAGGTGCAGGACGGGGACATGGTCATCTATTCAGACGTCGGCCGGCCGTGGGTGCGGATGTTCCACCATTCCCTGGGCTCTGTTCAACAATGGCTGGAAGAACTGCGCCAGGACATCATGCCCGGAATATACATCCCCTATACGGGTACAATAGGAAATTGGACCAAGGCCGCCACGCTGAACCAAATGGAAGCGCTCTCGCCGGATATGTTGAATTCTCCTCCCATTCAGACCTCCTTCTCCGTCTGGAGAAAAACCCCGGCGACCGTGAGACTGGCGGAGGAATGGGAAGAAAAATGCCACCATTTATCGCTGGTTGGAGATTACGACGCAAACACGGACATACCGAACGGCCCTTCCTTCAAGGACCACAGGCACGACCAGGCCATCTTCTCCATCCTGTGTTTTCAGCATCATCTAAAAGCATTGGACTCCATAGGGGGACAACGGCCCGAGGTTGACAAGGATCTGGACGCCTGGCTTCAGCTTCAGGGAGCTCCGTCGTCAGGCGCCTGTGCAGATGCCCTGTTAAACGGGCTTTCCGCCACCGCCAGAAAACTGGAAAGCGCCGTCAGGACCTGTTTGAAAAAGTAACCCCTCCTTTCCGTCCACCACAGAATCTTCATGCAACCATCCCCAGCCACCCTCTCCACCCTGTTCCTTGCCGGTCCCACC
This DNA window, taken from Akkermansia muciniphila, encodes the following:
- a CDS encoding beta-ketoacyl-ACP synthase III; amino-acid sequence: MAANSDIAFKRLPVKIIGTGSYVPERRLTNADLEKMVDTSHEWIIERTGIVERRIAAPDEYTSHMGTKAAQRALESCGLQPEDIDLIIVSTITPDTFTPSTSCYIQDALGARNAAAFDISAACSGFLFAMKTAVQFLGTGQMKTALIIAAEKLSTVVNWEDRTTCVLFGDGAGAAVLQASTGEDGEGSILATDIGTDGSLHDLLQIPGGGSRCPTTAENAHERLATLAMRGKETFRQAVPRMKDSAASVIERAGLTAEEIKLIIPHQANLRIINAVAQRLSIPEDKVFINIEKYGNTSAAAVAIAFDEARRTGRFGKGDNVVLVTFGAGLTWAAAAIRW
- a CDS encoding sugar transporter, yielding MRESRVKKSLQNARVNLVFYILILCISFFSRKIFLNCLGADFVGLTGTLLNLLNFLNLAELGVSTAIGYVLYKPIFDQDKTRINEIISVLGYMYRWIGLVIIGAGLVLACFLPLIFPSTGFSYGVIYFAYFSFLASSLIGYFANYRQTLLGADQRNYVVAVYFQTATIIKILFQMLSAWYTGSYYLWIAIELLFGGIYSFILNWKINQVYPWLKGSVALGRQLFRKYPEVIRYTRQLFVHRIGAFAQFQITPLLVYAFVSLQMVAYFGNYSIITDKLFLLVNNLLGSTEASVGNLIAEGNTAKIRRVFNELFSLRMLIAGTICFALYQLLEPFISLWLGSGYILSREIMILVIINLFIAITRGVTDQFLYGYGLFWDIWAPLAESVINITVAVIGGYLWGLPGILLGGISSLMLIVGIWKPFMLYTWGFRENVMFYWLQFGYQLALILAPAVLMSWVWRYIPLQPSLSFLNWFTCAFLMVVSYGGVTVFLMYCGTAGMRSMVHRAWSMAGSRLRLLWKK
- a CDS encoding beta-N-acetylhexosaminidase → MKWLILSLLLAMGGSVLAAGDVESRPYQIIPEPAEVSTSSGVCKSPKILKQAANKALGPEGYKLTVKPQGVEIQAGDRAGLFYAKNTLEQLQAQYKDGGIPCGVIEDKPRFGWRSMMMDTARHFVPVEDVKKFIDVMSFYKFNKLHFHLTDDQGWRLPVPGYPKLESVASKRKETFGNKTPHGGMYTKEQLKDLVKYAAARNIEIIPEIDVPGHNQALCTAYPEFLCFPNPKLEVRTNAGISYTLVCPGNPDVWKFYNAVFNELKDIFPSQYVHLGGDEAPEDNWMKCPKCADFREKAGIREENKKAAAQKEMVEFFTRCAKMLKSRGKTAVFWYEPIGKYPDGVIVTTWRGGHTPKTVANTTGDKVDVICAPNGKCYFDYPQLPGDWPSGQPDTGWMPVNTLENVYSLEPGHGLSAKEMERVRGVDCCLWAERLPNIERVFYQAYPRALALVETAWSPKEVKNLNRFKDKLEFHKKFMQKKWGIDLERPEKK
- a CDS encoding sulfite reductase subunit alpha — protein: MTTEPYGKKNPFPAPVLSVKHLTGEGSPKETIHIEYSLDGAGMVYIAGDALAVIPANDHALVDTLINKLGLSPDAQVTTPEGETASLKDALVNNYDITNVNKALLTKWAAASGSQELEALLNGDKEALNNFLWGRDVLDLATEYPVSFESAEAFVGILKKIMPRLYSIASSPNAHPEEVHLCVGAVRYTARDRKRGGVCSTYMADRLQPGHTARVFIHTNKNFRLPEDGNTPIIMVGPGTGIAPFRAFWEERIASGDKGGNWLFFGNPYKATDFCYEDELNKLTAAGKLKLSVAWSRDQEKKVYVQHLMVQEGEELWKWLENGACFYVCGDASRMAKDVDAALHEVIQTWGRKSPEEAAEYVADMKEHRRYQRDVY
- a CDS encoding glycosyltransferase family A protein encodes the protein MNHSDLPSISIVLTGHNEEYCIGDAIRSVFRQDYEGPVEIILSDDGSSDRTFAVMQEMAARYRGPYRVVLNRNETALGRGQHIRQAVELATHEWILRQDGDDCSFPWRCRIFARAVMEHPDAVAVASQMTHVYEEAGVPFEFPEFPAAPEGALSVRLQTGPFSSRAHYGGSMMIRKSACQWGNSLPMTASFEDDLMAFYAWLQGNIYELPATSLYYYRFASKNICAINSAARFAGMKTALAFEERERKVHQQLRKSKRTGLELCGDLLKSGNAVFRSREELLAEIEERKNMVEGIDHLLNWWDYPFRRRWKLKGKGWMGMAHALPQRLYLFCMISFFKLRKVKRYLSSIR
- the ruvB gene encoding Holliday junction branch migration DNA helicase RuvB, producing the protein MGESFYTRTTETPPSAFDLSLRPPAFSEFRGQEKIKDRLMLMVEAAKQRDDVLDHILLSGPPGLGKTTLANIIANAVGCRIHTTSGPQIEKAGDLAGVLTNLEKGDILFIDEIHRLHPAIEEYLYPAMEDFRLDIIIDQGPNARSIQLNLPKFTLVGATTRAGMLTSPLRSRFGLVNRLDYYTQEDLCSIIERSAGLLNVPVEPSGAFQIALRSRGTPRVANSLLRWVRDYAQVRGNGVITEQLAHDALTMIEIDDDGLDEMDKRLLEAMIYKFNGGPVGLSSLSVAVGEDASTLEDVHEPFLIMQGYISRTPRGRVAMPSAYLKMGATPPANSQGWLL